ATCTTGGTCCTGAAGGAAGCACTAAAAAGAAGAGGTCAAAGCAAACCCCAAATAAGAAGAAGGGTACTATTGGTGAGGGTTCTCAGACGATGCCAAGCGTGACAATCGAGGTTCCTGAAAACCCAAGTAAGTTTGTTAATGATGTTATTCAGTCGATTGTTCGATTGGTGATTTTAAGGGTTTATATTAATACATAAATAGATTTAGAAATTGATATGAAATGATGTATGCTTAGTTCATAAAAAGAGGGAAAACACCTAGTTCTTAGGTTTAATAATTCTCTTTGTGAGATTGGATGCAAGGAATGCGTCTGCTAGGGTTTCCAACGACGGCTAGGGTTTTTGGTCGTTGACCTCACAGGTGGCTCAAGATCCCAGGCGTTGACGGCAAGACTTACTCGTGCTCGCACGTAGAATATCCTAGACGGTGTCCCTAGTTTCCTGTTGCGGCTACGTAACTGAGTTCCTTACGTGATCTGTGCAGTGAAGAATTGCTCTTACAGCCAGTTTCTATTTACGTGACTCATGGCTGATATTCCTGACTTTGAACTGAACGATGATGAGAATGAGGCCCTCGATCTGGGAATCCTGGGTGAAGATCCGGCCCTTCGTGCGGATGTTTGGTTGACGGCGAGGGTGCGGGCTCGCCACCCCGTCAGTTCCAGAGCTTTCAAGAGCGTCATGTCCCAACTGTGGTCGTCCAGAAACTGTACGGAGGTGCACCAGGCGGGTATAAACCAATTCTCTTTCAGGTTTGCGTCGCCACGGGACAGGGACCTTGTCTTACACTCTGGTCCTTGGTTCTTTGACCGATATGTCTTGGTGCTGCAGCTGCTCAATGGTGCGGTGGCGAACCCACCGATCCCACTTGGTGGCGTCCCCTTTTGGGTGCAAGTGCACAATTTACCACCGGGTGGTTTCAGAACAGAGGCAGCGGCGAGGTTGATCGCCCAAACCTTCGCTGGTTTCATGGAATTGGATCGCTCCGAGGCTAACCGATATGGTCCGTTCTTCAGGGTGCGGGTGTGGTTGGATTCCGAGGCTCCCCTTCGCCGGGGCCGTCTTCTGGCGTCCGCTGGCAAACCACCTCTGAAAGTGGTGTTCAAGTATGAGAAGCTAAAGAATTTTTGTTACCGTTGTGGGCTGTTAGATCATGTGTTGAAGGACTGCGATGTTCAGGATGATGGTCAGCCTCTTGCTTTTGGTGGCTGGCTACGGGCGGAACCTCCAGCTCGTCCGTATCTTGGACGTAGAGAGGGAGGTGGTGGATTTGGAGAGGGACCGGGGAGAGTTGGACAGCAACCAAAAAGAGATGGTGGAGAAGAAAGTTCCAAAACTATGGTCGGAACAGAGGAGGGTGCAATCGAGGATGATGGTGTGGAATTTGAGGGTGATGGGATTTAGTTGGATGGTGGTGATCAACTTGTTGATGATGAACAGATTGATGATGACACGCAAGTGGAAGATGATAGTAATTTGAGTAATATACCATCTCAATCTAATCTAGCAAATCAAGCTAAGGAGGCTACTGGTACATACGTAAATAATGGAAAAAAAGAGGTGGTGATTTTGGGGTGCAAGAGGGCGGGTGACTTGACTTCGGCATCGGCTCGTACGGGGTTTTCTCCTCCACTTAAGAAGTTGAACACAGACTCTGGATTGGGATTGGCGGGTTCTGCTCAGCAGGCCTGCCCACCTCAATGAGGATCTTGGCGTGGAACTGCCGCGGGCTTGGGAACCGGCGGGCAGTTAGGGCATTTAAAATGCTCATCCACTCAGAAGCTCCTGATGTTTGTTTTATTTCAGAGACTCGTTTGTTTACAGCAGAGATGTTACGGCAGAGGGGGGCGGGAGGCCTCTTTAAT
This portion of the Lotus japonicus ecotype B-129 chromosome 3, LjGifu_v1.2 genome encodes:
- the LOC130743989 gene encoding uncharacterized protein LOC130743989 codes for the protein MADIPDFELNDDENEALDLGILGEDPALRADVWLTARVRARHPVSSRAFKSVMSQLWSSRNCTEVHQAGINQFSFRFASPRDRDLVLHSGPWFFDRYVLVLQLLNGAVANPPIPLGGVPFWVQVHNLPPGGFRTEAAARLIAQTFAGFMELDRSEANRYGPFFRVRVWLDSEAPLRRGRLLASAGKPPLKVVFKYEKLKNFCYRCGLLDHVLKDCDVQDDGQPLAFGGWLRAEPPARPYLGRREGGGGFGEGPGRVGQQPKRDGGEESSKTMVGTEEGAIEDDGVEFEGDGI